The following coding sequences lie in one Labrus bergylta chromosome 13, fLabBer1.1, whole genome shotgun sequence genomic window:
- the desma gene encoding desmin has translation MSKSYSSSAQSASSYRRTFGSGVGSTPMSSLFSSVGGGGRSSSSQMSSRIYEVKNTSIPSYSSYRVSSGAGGAGFGSSKAMRSYAGEKLDFNLADAMNQDFLNTRTNEKVELQHLNDRFASYIEKVRFLEQQNAALTVEIENLRGREGHGRVAEMYEEEMRELRRQIEAMSNQRARVEVERDNLADDLQKLKLRLQEEVQQKEEAEHNLSAFRADVDNATLARLDLERRIESLQEEIAFLKKIHEEEIRELQSQMQDSQVQIQMDMSKPDLTAALRDIRIQYEGIAAKNIADAEEWYKSKVSDLSQAVNKNNDALRTAKQESMEFRHQIQSYTCEIDSLKGTNESLLRQMREMEERTGREASGYQDSIMRMEEEIAKMKDDMARHMREYQDLLNVKMALDIEIATYRKLLEGEESRITTNVPAQSAYSSIGFRETSPESQHQRSSELHSKKTVLIKTIETRDGEVVSESTQHQQDIM, from the exons ATGAGCAAGTCCTACTCCTCCTCTGCCCAGTCCGCCTCCTCCTATCGGCGCACCTTCGGCTCAGGCGTCGGCTCAACCCCGatgtcctctctcttctcctctgtcggaGGAGGTGGTCGCAGCTCCTCGAGCCAGATGTCCTCAAGAATCTATGAGGTGAAGAACACCAGTATCCCCTCCTATTCTAGCTACAGGGTTTCCTCTGGAGCTGGTGGAGCAGGCTTTGGTTCCTCTAAGGCGATGCGTAGCTATGCAGGCGAGAAACTCGACTTCAACCTGGCTGATGCCATGAACCAGGACTTCCTCAACACAAGGACCAATGAGAAGGTCGAGCTCCAGCACCTCAACGACCGCTTTGCCAGCTACATCGAGAAGGTGCGTTTCCTGGAACAGCAGAATGCAGCGTTGACCGTGGAGATTGAGAACTTGAGGGGCCGCGAGGGGCATGGGCGTGTCGCTGAGATGTACGAAGAGGAGATGAGGGAGCTGAGGAGACAAATTGAGGCTATGTCCAACCAGCGGGCCCGAGtggaggtggagagagacaacCTGGCTGATGACCTGCAAAAACTCAAGCTCAG acTGCAGGAGGAGGTTCAACAGAAGGAAGAGGCTGAGCACAACCTCTCTGCTTTCAGAGCC GATGTAGACAATGCCACTCTGGCCAGGCTGGACCTGGAGAGACGCATTGAGAGTCTGCAAGAGGAGATTGCCTTCCTGAAGAAGATCCATGAGGAG GAGATCCGTGAGCTGCAGAGTCAGATGCAGGACAGTCAGGTGCAGATCCAGATGGACATGTCCAAACCCGACCTGACTGCTGCTCTGAGGGACATCCGCATTCAGTATGAGGGCATCGCTGCCAAGAACATCGCAGATGCTGAAGAATGGTACAAGTCTAAG GTGTCTGATCTGAGCCAGGCTGTGAATAAGAACAATGATGCTCTGCGTACAGCCAAGCAGGAGAGCATGGAGTTCAGACACCAGATCCAGTCCTACACCTGTGAGATCGACTCACTCAAGGGAACT AACGAGTCTCTGCTGCGCCAGATGAGAGAAATGGAGGAACGTACAGGCCGCGAGGCTTCTGGTTACCAGGATTCTATCATGCGGATGGAGGAGGAAATTGCTAAGATGAAG GATGACATGGCTCGTCACATGAGGGAGTACCAGGACCTCCTCAATGTGAAGATGGCCCTTGATATTGAGATCGCCACCTACCGCAAGCTGCTGGAGGGAGAGGAAAGCAG GATCACTACCAATGTGCCTGCACAGTCTGCTTATTCCTCCATTGGATTCAGAG AGACCAGTCCTGAGTCACAGCACCAGCGCTCCTCAGAGCTTCACTCCAAGAAGACGGTGCTCATCAAGACCATCGAGACCCGCGATGGCGAg GTTGTCAGCGAGTCCACACAGCACCAGCAGGACATCATGTAA
- the tmem198a gene encoding transmembrane protein 198-B: protein MTSTSKLLGLAEMGLKCDQEIERRYEIVPSVVCSMCCLFGIIYCFFGYRCFKAVLFLTGLMFGSVVIFMLCYKERVMDTQLSVEASVGIGLGIGTLCGLVTMLVRSVGLFMVGLLLGLLVGVASLVVMEEFYHPKTVWVPLGILLGSGTLFAVLTLQWQRCFVTLSTATFGSAIITVTVDYFIELFALVHYIYERLRVAPKRPVCWFTWVILGVWPVLALLGVLIQWKVTAEGFSHTEVVLSRQQRRVQLMRIRQREDRLKKEKENKKKKKRQTQKTTHTKKAHTHHHHNNHHQQYHHPAASHPHHQTQSSQPPKVPPPQTEPGYHRKSNPKRRFDGDVLSPSYIRSFRDRQTDRRAYSHSRMMSRTRMGELDYDCGSQVPLTAPGGPPVRI from the exons ATGACCTCCACAAGTAAACTTCTGGGTCTGGCCGAGATGGGGCTGAAGTGTGACcaagagatagagagaagaTATGAGATTGTGCCCTCGGTGGTCTGCTCCATGTGCTGCCTCTTTGGGATCATTTACTGCTTCTTTG GCTATCGATGCTTCAAGGCCGTGCTGTTCCTCACAGGCCTCATGTTTGGCTCCGTGGTCATCTTCATGCTGTGCTACAAGGAGCGGGTGATGGACACTCAGCTCAGTGTCGAAGCGTCGGTGGGCATCGGCCTCGGCATAGGGACCCTGTGTGGCCTCGTGACCATGTTGGTCCGCAGCGTGGGACTGTTTATGGTGGGCCTGCTGCTGGGCCTGCTGGTCGGAGTGGCTTCACTGGTG GTGATGGAGGAGTTCTACCATCCAAAAACCGTGTGGGTTCCCCTGGGTATCCTCCTGGGCTCTGGGACTTTATTTGCCGTCCTCACTCTTCAGTGGCAGCGCTGCTTCGTCACCCTCTCCACAGCCACGTTTGGCTCTGCCATCATCACCGTCACTGTGGATTACTTTATAGAGCTGTTTGCTTTGGTACACTACATCTACGAGAGGCTCAGG GTGGCGCCTAAGAGGCCGGTGTGCTGGTTTACCTGGGTCATCTTGGGTGTGTGGCCCGTCCTGGCTTTACTTGGAGTTCTGATCCAATGGAAAGTCACTGCAGAGGGATTTTCCCACACAGAGG TTGTTTTAAGCCGCCAACAACGGAGGGTCCAGCTCATGCGGATCCGACAGCGGGAAGACAGGCtgaaaaaggagaaggagaacaagaagaagaagaaacggcAGACCCAGAAGACCACCCATACCAAGAAAGCCCACacccatcatcatcacaacaaccACCACCAGCAGTACCATCACCCGGCAGCATCCCACCCTCACCACCAAACCCAGAGCTCTCAGCCTCCTAAAgtccctcctcctcagactGAGCCTGGCTACCACCGAAAGTCCAACCCTAAGAGACGCTTCGATGGAGACGTACTGTCACCG AGCTATATCAGGAGCTTCAGGGACAGACAAACGGACAGACGAGCTTACTCCCATAGTCGAATGATGAGCCGCACCCGGATGGGTGAACTCGACTACGACTGCGGCTCTCAAGTGCCCCTCACAGCCCCAGGCGGACCCCCAGTCCGCATCTGA